Within the Miscanthus floridulus cultivar M001 chromosome 2, ASM1932011v1, whole genome shotgun sequence genome, the region TAGGGGTACAGCAACAGCATCGCCCCCTCGCTCTTCCAGTCCAGCGCCTATAAATCCCGGGCCGGACTCCGAGCTCACAGACTAGGACACAGCCGCTGGTCACTGGGCAACCCAGCGGCAGCTAACACTCCTATACAAATATCCACGAGTCTTGGTACAGACTACAGAGGCAGAGCGAGCACAGATTAAACCTGCCTGTAGATAGCAACCATCAACAGCGACTGATCGAAGTAGTGAGCAACTGAGCATCAGTCGATCTAGCTACGTACTACATAGAAACAGCTGCAgcagctctcttcttcttgctGTCCCTGCGGTGGTTTTAGGAGTGCAATTTGCTCGAGTAGCTAGCTACCTGAACCATGGGCTGCGTGGAGGAAGAGAGGCTGCTGTTCCAGTCCTTCGTCTTCACCGAGAGCTTCGCGGAGGCTGCCACCCCCGGCTCCGGTGAGTTCTTCACATATCATCTCTGGTACCATATGTCATATGTGTATCAAGTAatacatggatgatatgatatatgTACCTGAACGAGCAAGAGATTTGGAGCTCATCACGGCGCGGCAATAATGTACACATGTGCTACCAGGTGGTGAGCAGCAGAAGAAGGCTCGGCAGCGGCGGAGGCGGAAGCCGCGGCCGGCGGCGGATGGTGGCGAGGCCGGGGACGAGCAGGCCAAGAAGCGGCGGCTGAGCGACGAGCAGGCGCGGTTCCTGGAGCTCAACTTCAGGAAGGAGCGCAAGCTGGAGACGCCCCGCAAGGTGCAGCTGGCCGCCGAGCTGGGCCTCGACGCCAAGCAGGTGGCCGTCTGGTTCCAGAACCGCCGAGCCCGCCACAAGAGCAAGCTCATGGAGGAGGAGTTCTCCAAGCTCCGCGCCGCGCACGACGCCGTCGTCCTACAGAACTGCCACCTCGAGACCGAGGTAACAACTATTCCGGCCAGCGACACCAAATTAATTTAAATCTACACACATGGCCACATAGTGGCGAGCCTCGCTCGATCTCGGTGTGGTCACGGTGAATTGTTTTCGTTCCCCGTTGCTGCTGTGCTGCTGCTTACTAACTTCATGCACGCGTGTTTCGCGCCGTCGTCGTCTTGCAGCTGCTGAAGATGAAGGACAGGctggcggaggcggaggaggagaagaggaagcTCATCGCGGCTGCCGCGGCAGCCGGCGGCGTTGGAGCGGGCGCAGCAGGAAGCAGCAGCCCGAGCTCGTCGTCGTTCTCGACGGTGACGCACCACCCGGCGGCGCTGGTGGGGCAGTTCGGGGTGGAGCCGGAGGAGGCCGCTGCTGACCTCACCTACATGAGCGAGTACGCCTACAACAGCTACATGAACATGATGGACCTCGCGCCCGGCTACTTCGGCGGAGGAGTCTACGATCACTTCAACTGATCGATCGATGAGCATGAACGAGGAAGGATTGACCGGCTCTCAGATCAGCTAGGTATTTTCGTGTTAATGGATGGATCGATTTGAAGGGCGCCCGTAGCAGTAGTAGCAAGCAATCAAGTCGCTAGTATAATCAGTACGACGTCTATCAGTCAATGTCCTGACGGTAATTAAGTCTATTCAGTAACTTAAGCCATGTAGATTAGTAGCTGGTAATCTCTGTAAATTTGTGTGGATTATCATGCAAGTTCTTATCATGAACTAATGGTCTCTGTGATGTAATATTGGGGGGAATGGGGGTAATCGGAATCAGAAGATGATTGTAAATGTTTTGGTGTCTTCtgttattttatttgtttttgtCTGATGAATTCTGAAATTTGGACTTGGCCCAATTGTCTGGGCTTCATTTGAGTTCTGGGCTGTTTCACaaattaagggcatgtttggttcgtccagtagctactaaatttagtagcttttagtcactttagtaactttttaaccaaacgctatgactaaaagctactaaaagggcTTTAGTCTTCTTTAGTAACTCtagagttactaaaagtgactaaaccgtttagcagctactaaagtttagtagctcgaaccaaacaccaGTTAAGtccctagaaaaaaaaaacacttacaCGATCCATTCTCTTCTCTATTGCTTCCTCCAATTGCTCTTCAAATTTAGTTAACTTTAGTTTTATCCAAAGTAACTTCTTTATCTCTGATAAAGTTTAAAGAAAAAAAACATCAACATCTACAATATTTTTTTATGAACTTAATTAACTCAAATATTTTTAACTCTGTTCACTTTAGTTTTCTGAACTTATGGATTACAattttgtttttaaaaaaaagttgGTCAAAAGCTAAAAAGTTCGAGCTGTTACTAATGTTCTTACAAATGCATGGTGCATTCTACCAGTTATGAAGACAATAACAGCCTAGACTACACCAATGCTACCATTTTTTTTGAGGGGACCAATGCTACCATTTTAACAGTAGAGCGCAGATGCTTTTAGACTCGAACCTTTAAAAGCTACATGAGATTAGTCCGGCACATTTGAGACTAAGAATCAAAGGTTCTCGTCGCCGATCAGTCACTGCCTCACTGGGGAGACACAGGATGCCAAATCTTGCCATTGGTGGTTAGGGGTACAAGTACAACCATCTCTGCTAACCACTCAAGCAGTGTTTGTTTCTCACTCAAACACTGTTACTTGTTATGTTGAGCATACACAAAAGACCAACGCTTACAACTCTGTGATCGAGGCATCCTAACTGACTGCACTTAAACAAGTGAAGCGTCGtctgcaataataataataataataataaaattagGTAGAGCGTTATCCACAACTAATGATTGCATCAAGGCCATGCATCAGTACTCGTCGCCTTTTCTCTTCTTGGGAGATAAGCCTGGTAAAGATGAGATGACCTGACGAAAAGCGCGGCGGCTCCCGTCACTCGGCACGACGACGAAGCGAACAAACCCAACGCAGCCCGATCGTCGATGGATCAATCATCCGCTGCGTGACGGCGACCTCCGTTTCGTCGGGAACAGGAGCGGAGCGGAGCGCGCGGGCACGGAGGAGCACGTCTCTGTCTCTCTCGTACTACGCCGTCGCCCCGGTGCAGTGTCTCTGTGTCTCAAGGGCGACAGGTGTGGGGGATGGCTCATGGCACGGCGGAGAACTGAGCACCAAAGGGCACCACCACTACTGCACTACTACCTTAGCTACTCCTGTAGGCATTCTTATCCGGTGTGCTTCCCTCATGGAATTGTACTATAGGATTGGAACAGGCAGGCATCAGAATTTTCGGCACCCATTTCGGTGCTACCGTCCAATCAACTCTCTGGTCCCGCGGTCACAAAATTGCGCACTTGTATGGTTGATGAGGTACAGACCCTGAAATACTGGAGAGAGAGAATCAATCTGAAGGAATTTCTTTTACAGTCCACAAATGTTACTCTGCTCAGAAAGCATCGTCGTCACGAAAAAGCTGGGCGATGATTCCAGGAACGACAAGGCGCTTTTTCAACAGCTAAAAGAATAATGGGTTAATATACAAATCACTGAGCAGAGTACATAGGCGGGTAGAATCGAGTGAAAATTCACCCCTCCCAACAGAGCTTGCGAGGCAAATCAGCACACGACGCTTGGGTTTTACATGATACAGCCATCAGGCATCTGACTTTTAGCGACCAAAAACAAGTACCAGACAGAAAGCTACAGCACGGCACTTGCCGTGCAATCCAGATGTTAACACTGCAAGAATTAGCGCAACGACTTGGTACCGGAAATTACACCACAGGGGCGCCAGGCTACCTATTTTTCAGAGTCGCCGTGCTGGGTTTCCTCGAGGAACAATGGGGGAGACCCTCTTTCACAGGAGACGGTGGGAAAGGAGAAGATGACGGCAGCTGGCGGTGACTCGAGATCGAAGAGAAACAACTAAATGGGTTCCTCAGCCGCCTTTTCTCTGAGTCTTCAGATTGACTATTTGGATCATGGCCAACCGGAGAGATCTTTAGCGACTCTGGGAGAAGGCAGTTGCAAATGGCACCTACAAGGAAAAGATGCTCTTGATCATCATAATATGAACTGGAAAGTTCACATAAAAATGCTACAGCAAGAACTCCATGTACATACAAAACAGTCCTACAAGTGAAATTGAAACA harbors:
- the LOC136535570 gene encoding homeobox-leucine zipper protein HOX12-like yields the protein MGCVEEERLLFQSFVFTESFAEAATPGSGGEQQKKARQRRRRKPRPAADGGEAGDEQAKKRRLSDEQARFLELNFRKERKLETPRKVQLAAELGLDAKQVAVWFQNRRARHKSKLMEEEFSKLRAAHDAVVLQNCHLETELLKMKDRLAEAEEEKRKLIAAAAAAGGVGAGAAGSSSPSSSSFSTVTHHPAALVGQFGVEPEEAAADLTYMSEYAYNSYMNMMDLAPGYFGGGVYDHFN